One window of the Salvia splendens isolate huo1 chromosome 1, SspV2, whole genome shotgun sequence genome contains the following:
- the LOC121811533 gene encoding F-box protein CPR1-like, protein MKRDFFKNLSSQISTNILSRLPLRTIAISKCVCKPWLHLLATDDFVKSHLAKSDPCLALSTADEDSTSFAVFELNDDQNLNRHDLHYNRLTKFDFPHSSNIICSANGFLFLQGSGETHYVCNPITREHTELHCSQEIIQPCRKIVNYPEILGESRYAYPDFVGYGFGVSKISDQYKVVRIYLDSVIVQGNNGSFSGRRVIPKAECHVHTLGTGQWRRVEPGALLLEYTYRSSCVFLNGNLHWVASDCDEKLWISCFDLETESFNYLSIPPIFQESFELMPGLSTLEECLCLCDQTMEEETVIWVMKEYGVEESWTKEYTIRLNDGDEIYVEGWELVYPIKVFEDGDILMLLENTQLLYYSGKNETVGQVGIFGIASGSILFTPSFLSLTSLGVESVVHTSTTRTHVEEVKELEESMGNQEMAVLNYEKASPTPSSSVRKRRSCRGPSTETLCRDSSGK, encoded by the exons ATGAAACGAGATTTCTTCAAAAATCTCTCATCACAAATTAGCACAAACATCCTTTCGAGACTCCCTCTTCGAACCATCGCCATAAGCAAGTGTGTCTGCAAACCATGGCTCCACCTCCTCGCAACAGATGACTTCGTCAAATCCCATCTTGCTAAATCCGACCCCTGCCTAGCTCTCTCGACGGCAGACGAAGACTCAACCTCCTTCGCAGTCTTCGAACTCAACGATGATCAAAATCTCAATCGCCACGATCTTCATTACAATCGACTCACCAAGTTTGATTTCCCTCACAGCTCAAATATAATATGCTCCGCCAACGGCTTTCTTTTTCTACAGGGTTCGGGTGAAACTCATTATGTATGCAATCCGATCACCCGTGAACACACCGAGCTCCATTGCTCTCAAGAAATAATCCAACCATGTCGAAAG ATAGTAAACTATCCTGAGATTCTTGGGGAGTCTCGTTACGCTTATCCAGATTTTGTTGGTTATGGATTTGGCGTGAGCAAAATAAGTGACCAATATAAAGTGGTTCGGATTTACCTTGACTCCGTCATAGTTCAGGGAAACAATGGAAGCTTTTCAGGTAGAAGGGTGATACCTAAAGCCGAATGCCACGTCCACACTCTAGGAACAGGGCAGTGGAGGCGCGTGGAGCCTGGTGCCCTCCTTCTCGAGTACACTTATCGTTCCTCATGCGTGTTCCTTAACGGTAATCTTCACTGGGTAGCATCAGACTGCGATGAAAAATTGTGGATTTCCTGCTTTGATCTTGAAACGGAGAGCTTCAACTACTTGTCGATTCCTCCCATTTTTCAAGAGAGCTTTGAGCTCATGCCGGGTTTGTCTACTTTGGAGGAGTGCCTGTGTTTGTGTGATCAGACTATGGAAGAGGAGACTGTGATTTGGGTGATGAAGGAGTATGGTGTCGAGGAATCTTGGACAAAAGAGTATACGATCAGGTTGAACGACGGAGATGAAATTTATGTTGAGGGGTGGGAGCTTGTTTACCCAATCAAAGTTTTTGAAGATGGTGATATTTTGATGTTGCTTGAAAACACCCAACTCTTGTACTACTCCGGCAAGAATGAGACGGTTGGACAAGTTGGAATCTTTGGTATAGCTTCTGGCTCCATTCTTTTCACTCCCAGTTTTCTCTCACTCACAAGTTTGGGAGTGGAGAGTGTTGTTCATACGAGTACAACTCGAACGCATGTTGAAGAGGTCAAGGAGTTGGAAGAGTCTATGGGGAACCAGGAGATGGCCGTGCTGAATTACGAGAAGGCGAGTCCGACGCCTTCGTCGTCGGTCAGGAAAAGAAGGTCCTGCCGCGGACCAAGTACGGAGACTTTGTGCCGCGATAGCAGCGGGAAGTAG